A genomic region of Bdellovibrionales bacterium contains the following coding sequences:
- a CDS encoding TetR/AcrR family transcriptional regulator — protein MKSPTEEIDPLYRKMLPLRITKGEVRKIEIIRAAVECLVEGGYEHFNYNTIGLKAGLARSHIAHYFPDKREILYLVVHGIYRDLQQLVIEKITEASTPEAQIKGVIDATIEGIARERGWALVILLFTHVCAQDENYRKLYTEIRKVGAKRIERILQGMAGFSEMTPRLRYNVARGVQSIILGGVAENLTTDWLSGPGPIKKQIYQQVMAYIESSSESR, from the coding sequence GTGAAATCGCCAACTGAGGAGATCGATCCGCTTTATCGAAAAATGTTGCCCCTTCGCATAACCAAAGGTGAAGTTCGGAAAATTGAAATCATCAGAGCTGCAGTGGAGTGTTTGGTAGAGGGCGGGTATGAGCACTTTAACTACAATACAATTGGTCTCAAAGCCGGGTTGGCTCGGTCCCACATCGCACACTATTTTCCCGATAAGCGCGAAATTTTGTATCTGGTCGTTCACGGAATCTATCGTGATTTGCAACAGTTAGTTATCGAAAAAATAACGGAGGCAAGTACCCCCGAGGCTCAGATTAAAGGAGTGATCGACGCGACAATCGAAGGGATTGCCCGTGAGCGCGGATGGGCATTGGTGATTTTGCTATTCACTCACGTTTGCGCCCAAGACGAAAATTATCGCAAACTCTACACTGAGATTCGCAAGGTAGGCGCAAAGCGAATTGAACGGATACTCCAGGGGATGGCAGGATTCAGTGAAATGACTCCCAGGCTTCGTTACAATGTGGCAAGGGGTGTTCAGTCAATTATTTTAGGTGGAGTTGCAGAAAATCTCACAACTGATTGGCTATCAGGACCCGGACCCATCAAGAAGCAGATTTATCAGCAAGTGATGGCTTACATAGAGAGCTCCAGCGAAAGCCGATGA
- a CDS encoding threonine ammonia-lyase, producing the protein MPINFKDIEQAAQMIRSKMSKTQLLHSRSCSRWLGTDIYLKYENQQMTGSFKIRGAFNKVSSLTESEKARGIVACSAGNHAQGVALSASYTGVKAHVVMPVNSPLVKVMATQSYRAEVILHGEFFDEAYARARELEQQMGYVFVHPYEDPKVIAGQGTIGLEILEDLPDVDSIVVPIGGGGLISGIATAVKARRPQCKIYGVVSDNTPGMYHLFKGESEKKASNRPTIADGTAVKAPSKLMYQDYISRLVDEVIRIKDDEISEAMVFLLERSKTLVEGAGAMPLAAALKKTLDLGKKSVFILSGGNVDLNALANIIERGMSRRGRLARLQVVVNDVPGNLHKITGVLADQRANVLEVYHDRLGMGLDVSETSIEFLLETRSPEHVEEIKRILLAQGARVL; encoded by the coding sequence ATGCCAATCAATTTTAAAGATATTGAACAAGCAGCTCAAATGATCAGGTCTAAAATGAGCAAAACCCAGCTCCTTCATTCTCGAAGCTGTTCGAGGTGGTTGGGAACGGATATTTATTTGAAATATGAAAACCAGCAAATGACTGGTTCGTTTAAAATCCGGGGAGCCTTTAATAAAGTATCAAGTCTTACGGAGTCTGAAAAGGCGAGGGGAATCGTTGCCTGCAGTGCGGGAAACCATGCTCAAGGTGTGGCGCTCTCCGCCAGTTACACAGGAGTGAAGGCGCATGTCGTGATGCCAGTGAATTCCCCTTTGGTGAAGGTCATGGCGACCCAAAGCTACAGGGCTGAGGTTATTTTGCATGGCGAATTTTTCGACGAGGCCTATGCTCGGGCCAGAGAACTTGAACAGCAAATGGGCTATGTGTTTGTGCATCCTTACGAGGATCCCAAAGTCATTGCAGGGCAGGGCACAATCGGATTGGAAATTCTTGAGGATCTTCCTGATGTCGATTCAATCGTCGTGCCTATTGGTGGAGGTGGTCTGATTTCTGGAATTGCAACGGCGGTGAAGGCCCGGCGTCCACAGTGCAAAATCTACGGTGTGGTGAGTGACAATACGCCTGGAATGTATCATTTGTTTAAGGGCGAATCAGAGAAGAAAGCTTCCAACCGACCGACAATCGCTGACGGAACCGCAGTCAAAGCCCCTAGCAAATTGATGTACCAGGATTATATTTCCCGCCTTGTCGACGAAGTGATTCGAATCAAAGACGATGAGATTTCTGAGGCGATGGTATTTTTATTAGAGCGATCCAAGACCCTGGTTGAGGGAGCCGGGGCTATGCCCTTGGCTGCGGCATTAAAAAAGACCTTGGATTTGGGAAAAAAATCCGTCTTTATACTGTCTGGAGGAAATGTCGATCTAAATGCCTTGGCGAATATCATTGAACGGGGCATGAGTCGTCGCGGAAGGTTGGCCCGACTTCAGGTTGTCGTGAACGACGTTCCTGGGAATTTACACAAGATCACAGGTGTATTGGCCGATCAAAGGGCCAACGTCTTAGAGGTCTACCATGATCGCCTTGGAATGGGGCTTGATGTTAGTGAAACAAGTATTGAATTTTTGCTTGAAACCCGAAGCCCCGAACATGTCGAAGAGATCAAGAGGATTCTCCTGGCTCAGGGGGCGAGAGTTCTTTAG
- a CDS encoding triose-phosphate isomerase produces MAKRIICAGNWKMYKSPPEAEAFLRDFRRYVDVDFHPDFLIFLPAINLLVAKEILADTAVGWGAQNCYFESQGAFTGENSPLVLKEIGASHCLVGHSERRSLFGETNEQCAKKVSAVQRQGLIPLLCVGESLSQREANETNRVIVEQLEQGLHDVDWEKPIWLAYEPVWAIGTGKVATPEQAGEAHSVLRKALIAMVGERHARTIPILYGGSVKPDNSQTIGAQPDVDGFLVGGASLVLESFVEIYLNARSIQAKIKIPRDQVLP; encoded by the coding sequence ATGGCCAAGAGAATAATCTGTGCGGGCAATTGGAAGATGTATAAATCTCCACCTGAGGCTGAAGCCTTTCTTCGCGACTTTCGAAGGTATGTTGATGTTGATTTTCATCCAGACTTTCTTATTTTTTTACCAGCAATAAATCTATTGGTGGCAAAAGAGATTCTGGCTGACACGGCGGTGGGATGGGGTGCCCAGAATTGCTATTTTGAGTCGCAAGGAGCTTTTACTGGCGAGAATTCACCACTTGTTTTGAAAGAAATTGGAGCCTCTCATTGTTTGGTGGGACACAGCGAGAGGCGCAGTCTTTTTGGCGAAACCAATGAGCAATGTGCCAAGAAGGTGTCCGCCGTGCAAAGACAAGGCTTGATTCCACTCCTGTGTGTCGGCGAGTCTCTTTCTCAGCGTGAGGCGAATGAGACAAATCGAGTTATTGTTGAACAATTGGAACAAGGACTTCATGACGTAGACTGGGAAAAACCGATCTGGCTCGCTTATGAACCTGTCTGGGCGATTGGAACGGGAAAGGTCGCAACTCCTGAGCAAGCGGGCGAAGCTCATTCTGTTTTGAGGAAAGCGCTCATTGCAATGGTGGGTGAGAGACACGCTCGAACGATCCCTATTCTTTATGGTGGGAGCGTCAAGCCGGATAATTCGCAAACAATTGGTGCCCAGCCTGATGTCGACGGGTTTTTGGTTGGCGGAGCAAGTCTTGTGCTCGAAAGCTTTGTTGAAATTTATCTCAATGCGCGCTCGATTCAGGCAAAAATTAAAATCCCCAGAGATCAAGTCCTGCCATAA
- a CDS encoding phosphoglycerate kinase → MSSKTLKGIRSIEELELKGKAVFLRVDFNVPMENGKITDDNRIQAALPTIRYALDKGARLILASHLGRPKSATDKKYSMEPVGAHLSDLLGLDVVLIDDTRSDAPKAILKGWKDGQVLLLENLRFDPDEEKNGRDLALAIASYTDVYINDAFGSSHRAHTSIVALAKEVKERGIGFLMKKEIEYLDKVLFNHEAPFVTVLGGAKVSDKIGVIENLIDRVDTFVVGGAMAYTFLAAQGVAVGTSLVEKDKLKFAAELLERVKARNKRLLLPVDHVIVPAFDKVDEAKITPTVVIPDAWMGVDIGPKTQAIYREELKRAKTIFWNGPMGVFEKPSLAKGTFAVAQAMADNSDAVTIVGGGDSAAAAKASGLADKMSHISTGGGASLEYLQGDKLPGIEAVRA, encoded by the coding sequence ATGTCGTCCAAGACCTTAAAGGGTATTCGGTCAATCGAAGAATTAGAACTCAAAGGAAAAGCCGTTTTTTTGAGAGTTGATTTTAACGTGCCCATGGAAAATGGAAAAATAACGGATGATAACCGTATTCAAGCGGCGCTTCCAACGATTCGGTATGCTCTCGACAAGGGAGCTCGGTTGATCCTGGCATCTCATCTTGGGCGCCCAAAGAGTGCGACAGACAAAAAATACTCGATGGAGCCGGTTGGCGCTCACTTGAGTGATCTGCTCGGCCTGGATGTGGTCCTCATTGACGACACCCGAAGCGATGCTCCAAAAGCCATTTTAAAGGGATGGAAGGACGGCCAAGTTCTTCTTCTTGAAAATCTGCGTTTTGACCCAGACGAAGAAAAAAATGGCAGGGATCTCGCGCTCGCGATAGCAAGTTATACCGATGTTTATATCAATGATGCCTTTGGATCCAGTCATCGAGCTCATACGAGTATCGTTGCGCTAGCCAAGGAGGTTAAGGAAAGAGGCATTGGATTTCTGATGAAAAAGGAGATCGAGTATCTCGACAAGGTTCTTTTTAATCATGAAGCTCCATTTGTTACTGTTCTTGGAGGAGCAAAAGTCAGTGATAAAATCGGTGTCATTGAAAATCTGATTGATCGGGTGGATACTTTTGTTGTGGGTGGGGCGATGGCCTACACTTTTCTTGCAGCGCAAGGAGTTGCGGTTGGGACTTCTCTGGTTGAGAAAGACAAATTGAAATTTGCAGCTGAATTGCTCGAAAGGGTGAAAGCGCGCAACAAGAGATTGTTGTTACCTGTTGATCATGTGATTGTTCCGGCCTTTGATAAAGTGGACGAGGCCAAGATCACTCCAACAGTGGTCATTCCCGATGCTTGGATGGGAGTCGATATTGGACCCAAAACCCAGGCTATTTACCGAGAAGAATTAAAGAGAGCAAAAACGATTTTTTGGAATGGACCGATGGGAGTTTTTGAAAAACCCTCACTGGCAAAGGGAACTTTTGCTGTGGCCCAAGCTATGGCTGACAATTCTGATGCAGTGACGATTGTGGGAGGCGGAGATTCAGCTGCAGCGGCAAAGGCTTCTGGATTAGCCGATAAAATGAGTCATATTTCGACAGGGGGAGGAGCGAGCCTCGAGTATCTCCAGGGAGATAAGCTTCCTGGGATCGAAGCCGTGAGGGCCTAA
- the gap gene encoding type I glyceraldehyde-3-phosphate dehydrogenase, with the protein MSRLRVGINGFGRIGRILFRAGFDRFDIVGINNLGDAKQAAHLLKYDSTHGRYGHSVEAGENDIKVRGKKIPLCAEKDPAKIPWKEWGVDLVLECTGAFKKKEDFLKHIDAGVKRVMVLAPADGVDLTIVYGINHESYDPKKHKVLSNASCTTNCLAPLAKALNDNFGIERGFMTTIHSYTNDQMVLDAFHKDLRRARSAAVSMIPTTTGAAKAVGEVLPELKGKIDGLAIRVPTPDASLVDFVIETRKELSVDLINSALKTSANGPLKGILRCEEDELVSCDFIGDSASSIVDLPSTMVMGKNFAKVFSWYDNEMGFSHRMVDMALYMSERGL; encoded by the coding sequence GTGAGTCGATTGCGCGTGGGTATTAACGGTTTCGGACGGATTGGTCGGATTCTTTTTCGAGCTGGCTTCGACCGGTTTGATATAGTGGGAATCAATAATCTAGGAGACGCAAAACAAGCGGCACATTTGCTTAAGTATGACAGCACTCATGGCCGCTACGGTCATTCTGTGGAAGCAGGCGAAAACGACATCAAAGTGAGAGGAAAGAAAATTCCACTTTGTGCGGAGAAAGACCCAGCAAAAATTCCTTGGAAAGAGTGGGGAGTGGATTTGGTCCTAGAATGCACCGGTGCGTTCAAGAAAAAGGAAGATTTCCTTAAGCATATCGATGCCGGAGTAAAGCGGGTCATGGTTTTAGCTCCAGCTGACGGGGTTGACCTGACAATTGTCTACGGAATTAACCATGAGTCTTACGATCCAAAAAAGCACAAAGTATTGAGCAATGCCTCCTGTACAACGAATTGCTTGGCACCGCTGGCTAAGGCCTTGAATGACAATTTTGGGATTGAACGTGGCTTTATGACGACTATTCACTCCTATACAAACGATCAAATGGTGCTGGATGCCTTTCATAAAGATTTAAGACGAGCTCGTTCTGCGGCGGTTTCGATGATTCCTACGACGACGGGTGCAGCCAAAGCGGTTGGCGAGGTTCTCCCCGAACTTAAGGGTAAAATTGATGGACTCGCTATTCGGGTGCCGACTCCCGACGCAAGTTTGGTGGATTTCGTCATTGAAACAAGAAAAGAGCTAAGTGTGGACCTCATTAACTCGGCTTTAAAGACTTCGGCAAACGGACCACTCAAGGGAATTCTTCGTTGCGAAGAGGATGAGTTGGTGAGTTGTGATTTCATTGGAGACTCGGCGAGTTCGATCGTGGATCTCCCTAGCACCATGGTGATGGGCAAAAATTTTGCGAAGGTATTTTCATGGTACGACAATGAAATGGGATTTTCTCATCGGATGGTGGATATGGCGCTGTATATGTCCGAGCGGGGACTTTGA
- a CDS encoding TatD family hydrolase translates to MRQKKVSKTLEITERWIDVHSHLNFLEISPEEALAHGRSVGVERLITIGTTPDDHEVVLALANTLGPEVYCTLGVHPHEASLFNDEVGQNMRSQLQQDKVLGVGEIGLDYYYEHSPREIQREAFRSQLQIALETNMPVEIHTRDAEEDTIDILKEFGAKIRGLVHCFTGSLWLAEESLRLGLDISFSGVLTFKSAGALREVCQVVPLERLHVETDCPYLAPVPERGKKNEPAFVVHTARVVAELKGISMAKLSEQTCRNALRLFPKLRWES, encoded by the coding sequence ATGCGACAAAAGAAAGTGAGTAAAACTTTGGAAATCACTGAACGCTGGATCGATGTTCATAGCCATCTCAACTTTTTAGAAATAAGCCCGGAGGAAGCTCTGGCCCATGGTCGCTCGGTCGGTGTGGAAAGGCTCATTACGATTGGGACCACGCCCGATGACCATGAGGTCGTCCTGGCTTTGGCAAATACTTTGGGTCCCGAGGTCTACTGCACCTTGGGAGTTCATCCCCATGAGGCAAGTCTTTTCAATGACGAGGTTGGACAGAATATGCGATCTCAACTCCAACAGGACAAGGTTTTGGGTGTCGGTGAAATAGGTCTTGATTACTATTATGAGCATTCTCCACGTGAGATTCAGCGCGAGGCTTTTCGGTCCCAGTTGCAGATTGCTCTTGAGACAAACATGCCGGTGGAGATCCATACCCGCGATGCCGAAGAGGACACAATCGATATCTTAAAAGAGTTTGGTGCGAAAATTCGCGGGCTTGTTCATTGTTTTACGGGGAGTCTATGGTTGGCTGAAGAAAGCCTTCGTCTCGGTTTGGATATTAGTTTTAGTGGAGTCCTCACCTTTAAGAGTGCAGGGGCCTTGCGCGAAGTGTGTCAGGTGGTTCCTCTTGAACGTCTGCACGTGGAAACAGATTGTCCTTACCTGGCGCCAGTTCCCGAGCGTGGAAAGAAAAACGAACCCGCCTTTGTTGTCCACACGGCTCGAGTGGTTGCTGAACTCAAAGGGATTTCGATGGCAAAGCTGTCTGAGCAGACCTGTCGCAATGCTTTGCGATTATTTCCTAAACTCAGGTGGGAATCCTAA
- a CDS encoding DNA polymerase III subunit, with protein MARLFDQLVGHKTAQDRLLSAVEMGRLSPTLLLVGPAGIGKKLFARSLAQALVCEVDRRGCGECPSCRRIERGESEALLHISPSGTQIKIEQSHEILRFLNLRAWGRSRVIIIEEAHRLNVQAANALLKALEEPQEGTYFVLTAVSAYSVLSTIRSRSQIVRLAPLSLSDLGQISGIEDWMKASCMGRLDVLNQLREPEVITQRQATLRLWSQLAEKAPFEMARKMTEIGKDQDEGLRSSQWARQLIRDALFKREGLVPFIHSDSLPEIDRMSQLDPRILHWLHAELLEIEDGIQRNWDRHLTWDAFFVRANEAMNATKESE; from the coding sequence ATGGCTCGACTTTTCGACCAACTAGTTGGCCACAAGACGGCTCAAGATCGTTTGCTCTCCGCTGTTGAAATGGGTCGACTTTCACCGACACTCTTGTTGGTGGGGCCGGCCGGTATTGGCAAAAAGTTATTCGCAAGGTCATTGGCCCAAGCGCTTGTTTGCGAAGTGGATCGGCGGGGTTGTGGAGAGTGTCCTTCGTGCAGACGAATAGAAAGGGGAGAATCAGAAGCCTTGCTTCACATCTCTCCGAGCGGAACACAGATTAAGATTGAGCAATCCCATGAAATTCTTCGCTTCTTGAACTTGCGGGCCTGGGGTAGATCTCGAGTTATTATTATTGAAGAGGCTCACCGCCTCAACGTGCAGGCAGCAAACGCTCTATTAAAGGCTCTGGAAGAGCCTCAAGAAGGTACCTATTTTGTTTTGACAGCTGTGAGTGCCTACAGTGTATTGTCCACCATTCGGTCACGTTCGCAGATTGTGCGACTGGCTCCCTTGTCGCTCTCAGACTTGGGACAGATTTCTGGTATTGAGGATTGGATGAAGGCGTCCTGTATGGGACGTCTCGATGTTCTCAACCAGCTACGTGAGCCAGAGGTCATCACACAGCGCCAGGCCACTCTTCGGTTGTGGTCACAATTGGCAGAAAAGGCTCCTTTCGAAATGGCCCGTAAGATGACGGAAATTGGAAAAGATCAAGATGAGGGTCTTCGAAGCAGTCAGTGGGCTCGTCAATTGATTCGAGATGCCCTCTTTAAAAGGGAGGGATTGGTTCCTTTCATTCATTCAGATTCTCTGCCGGAGATTGACAGAATGTCACAACTGGATCCAAGGATTCTGCATTGGCTTCATGCTGAGTTATTGGAAATCGAAGATGGCATTCAGAGAAATTGGGATCGTCATTTGACTTGGGATGCCTTTTTCGTTCGCGCCAATGAGGCCATGAATGCGACAAAAGAAAGTGAGTAA
- a CDS encoding response regulator, translating into MGASKKIKILIADDDRQLSRRLGDFLTECNFEVHRVEKGFEVLKEIDTWKPRMVLIDLMLPDGNAYEILEKIRGESKSGRPSLVQIIVMSGHNIRSNVEKSLQMGASDYIIKPFLYEDVLHRLIFHLRKTRTIQELNPNKDKSVEEGTLLLYLTDLVLRTANAADPLPEKLFNLTRMAAMKLDGVRCSVIKVHNHKDGEVIASHDSRDATGIKLDLNKYPEIIHVWQTGSLLAIENIDMSSELKAIRESLKSVNFSSLVVCPLYQYQKMYGALSLRLPSEKKRLSDNEIRFVEIIGHSLSLVLSAYNSNKMEDLESVAV; encoded by the coding sequence ATGGGTGCTTCGAAAAAGATCAAAATCCTGATTGCCGATGATGATCGGCAACTGAGCCGAAGACTTGGCGATTTCCTGACGGAATGCAATTTCGAGGTCCACAGGGTCGAAAAGGGATTTGAGGTCCTAAAGGAGATCGATACCTGGAAACCTCGCATGGTGTTAATTGATCTCATGCTTCCGGATGGAAACGCCTACGAAATTCTGGAAAAAATCAGGGGAGAATCCAAATCCGGTCGTCCTTCCCTTGTTCAAATCATCGTAATGTCGGGACACAACATCAGAAGCAATGTGGAAAAATCACTCCAAATGGGGGCCAGCGATTACATTATCAAGCCCTTTCTTTACGAAGATGTCCTGCATCGGCTGATATTTCATCTGCGCAAAACTCGAACAATCCAGGAACTAAATCCCAACAAAGACAAATCCGTCGAAGAAGGAACTCTCCTTCTGTATCTGACAGATCTGGTTTTACGAACAGCCAATGCGGCAGATCCTTTGCCGGAAAAGCTCTTTAATTTAACCCGAATGGCTGCGATGAAACTAGATGGAGTCCGCTGCTCTGTCATCAAAGTTCACAATCATAAGGACGGCGAGGTCATCGCTTCCCATGATTCCAGAGACGCAACTGGAATTAAGTTGGATCTCAACAAGTATCCGGAAATTATCCACGTCTGGCAGACAGGTTCACTCCTCGCGATCGAAAACATTGATATGAGCTCAGAACTCAAAGCCATCAGAGAAAGCCTCAAATCCGTCAACTTTAGTTCCCTTGTCGTCTGCCCCTTGTATCAATACCAGAAAATGTATGGTGCCCTTTCCCTCCGGTTGCCCTCCGAAAAAAAGAGGCTCTCCGACAACGAAATTCGATTTGTAGAAATTATTGGACACAGCCTCAGCCTTGTTCTAAGTGCCTATAATTCCAATAAAATGGAAGATCTGGAATCCGTTGCCGTGTGA
- the secG gene encoding preprotein translocase subunit SecG gives MLAFITVIHLFVALVLIIFVLLQDSKGGAAGVFGGGSGSNSLFGSTGGADFLTKMTRYTAIMFAITCLGLAYLTSKPQKSLMDKYVPPPASQTAPSNPELPAAVATPPPTDPSKSQDTEKPATDTSKVQPAPIDKADKADKK, from the coding sequence ATGTTAGCATTCATCACCGTCATTCACTTATTTGTCGCTTTGGTACTCATCATCTTTGTTCTTCTTCAAGACTCCAAGGGTGGTGCCGCAGGGGTTTTTGGCGGTGGAAGCGGATCCAATAGCCTGTTTGGATCCACGGGTGGGGCCGACTTTCTGACCAAAATGACCCGTTATACGGCTATTATGTTTGCGATCACTTGTTTGGGTTTGGCCTATCTGACTTCCAAGCCCCAAAAAAGTTTGATGGATAAGTATGTTCCTCCGCCGGCTTCTCAAACAGCTCCTTCCAATCCAGAGCTTCCGGCAGCGGTCGCCACACCGCCACCCACCGATCCGTCCAAAAGCCAGGACACAGAAAAGCCGGCCACTGATACTTCGAAAGTTCAGCCAGCTCCAATCGATAAAGCTGATAAGGCCGATAAAAAGTAG
- a CDS encoding energy transducer TonB: MLRHPASFIFACCVIIGLSVVSFTPDFSQFMARYFHPSIQSELGTEVAKYTLPEGERVWRRFHGRPRNTRLLKSGSIHHQDQILVDKKSSLSLSFPNGTELRLLENTKAIIELWNPNDTNSPIYLTILFGDFELLRDGAKGKLFIIKDRQLFSPSFRPKKKGFEMIFRSSEIGIARRELNPTPEEATKVENSNEAVENEEAAPQPAAPNPTSPPTKETLPVSTTASSIPDTLTNSYIEDTIIVQKGQFQKCQANAIRETGPVNGQVVISFTIDPRGKIDEAKVLQTTIENQQLLNCLLSVFRNTSFQSFKGQPITRSFPLTFE; this comes from the coding sequence ATGCTTCGCCATCCTGCCAGCTTTATTTTTGCGTGTTGTGTAATCATCGGACTCTCCGTTGTTTCGTTTACTCCTGATTTCAGCCAGTTTATGGCTCGATATTTTCATCCATCAATACAGAGCGAATTAGGCACCGAGGTAGCCAAATATACCTTGCCTGAAGGAGAACGAGTCTGGCGCCGATTTCATGGAAGACCTCGCAACACTCGCTTATTAAAATCAGGGTCGATTCACCACCAAGATCAGATCTTGGTTGATAAGAAATCATCTCTTTCTCTTAGCTTCCCAAATGGAACAGAACTTCGGCTATTAGAAAATACAAAGGCAATCATTGAGCTTTGGAATCCAAACGATACAAACTCTCCTATTTATCTGACCATTTTATTTGGCGACTTTGAACTCCTTCGCGACGGGGCAAAAGGAAAACTCTTTATCATCAAAGATCGCCAACTTTTCTCGCCTTCCTTTCGCCCAAAAAAGAAGGGTTTCGAAATGATCTTTAGAAGCTCTGAGATCGGAATCGCGCGACGAGAGCTAAATCCCACTCCTGAGGAGGCCACCAAGGTCGAAAATTCGAATGAGGCCGTTGAAAACGAAGAAGCGGCACCTCAGCCAGCTGCTCCCAATCCTACGTCCCCTCCTACAAAAGAAACTCTTCCGGTCTCGACAACGGCGAGCTCAATTCCGGATACTCTCACAAATTCCTATATCGAAGATACGATCATAGTTCAAAAGGGACAATTCCAGAAATGCCAGGCCAATGCGATTCGGGAAACAGGCCCTGTAAATGGCCAGGTCGTGATCAGTTTTACGATCGATCCACGTGGAAAAATTGATGAGGCAAAGGTATTACAGACAACAATCGAAAATCAGCAACTCCTCAACTGCTTGTTAAGTGTTTTTAGAAACACTTCCTTTCAATCATTCAAGGGCCAACCTATCACTCGATCCTTTCCTCTGACTTTTGAATGA
- a CDS encoding radical SAM protein: MENLRFRQKIIDHFEKIYIHNDSWGSEVAQRAIQFFPETKIERVFSTPHKQLVGNHLSSEEFNRSKKIMYIHEFKGRFFKRCPGAKPGLACCNYFVLNLGLQCDMNCTYCYLQSYINTPVLSVYSNIEQSIAELEDFAKAQAQAKIRIGTGETTDSLSLDDLTLYSRKLIKFFRSVPNWRLELKTKSNKVEQFLDIDHEKNIIISWSLNPQPIIDSEEFDTASLIERLEAARKCRDKDYLIGFHLDPLIWHPEWKENYSGLVKTIARYFEPQEVLSLSLGALRFQPEQRHMMRERFGAKSHVTRAEMFRSEDGKYRYDQDLRREMFDFLLSQFRQLGSWNVFLCMETRESWMGAMTGLPKSVPGLDEYFDHRPLIAFRDHQKGEASTVVIAKS; encoded by the coding sequence ATGGAAAACCTGAGGTTTCGCCAAAAAATCATCGATCATTTTGAGAAAATTTATATCCACAATGACTCTTGGGGTTCTGAGGTTGCTCAACGAGCGATTCAATTTTTTCCTGAAACGAAAATAGAAAGGGTCTTCTCAACTCCTCACAAGCAGCTCGTCGGAAATCACCTTTCGAGTGAAGAATTTAATCGCAGCAAAAAAATCATGTACATTCATGAATTCAAAGGGCGATTTTTCAAACGTTGCCCCGGAGCAAAACCAGGGCTCGCCTGTTGCAATTACTTCGTTCTCAATCTTGGTCTGCAATGTGACATGAATTGCACCTACTGTTATCTCCAAAGCTATATCAACACTCCAGTCTTGTCTGTTTACTCTAATATCGAACAGTCAATTGCCGAACTCGAAGATTTTGCCAAAGCACAAGCCCAAGCAAAAATTCGCATTGGAACTGGTGAAACGACCGACAGCCTCAGCCTTGACGACTTGACTCTCTACTCGCGTAAATTGATCAAATTCTTTCGAAGTGTTCCGAATTGGCGTTTGGAGTTAAAAACCAAGTCAAATAAAGTTGAGCAGTTTTTAGATATAGACCACGAGAAAAATATCATCATCAGTTGGTCCCTGAATCCGCAGCCCATCATTGACAGCGAAGAATTCGATACCGCCAGCTTGATTGAGCGACTTGAGGCAGCTCGCAAGTGCCGTGACAAGGATTATTTAATAGGCTTCCACCTAGATCCATTGATTTGGCACCCCGAATGGAAAGAGAATTACAGTGGGCTCGTTAAAACCATAGCCAGGTATTTTGAGCCCCAGGAAGTATTGAGCTTGTCGCTTGGAGCTCTGCGGTTTCAACCTGAGCAAAGACATATGATGCGCGAACGGTTTGGCGCAAAATCACATGTGACTCGAGCTGAAATGTTTCGCAGCGAAGATGGAAAATACAGATACGATCAAGACTTGCGGCGTGAAATGTTTGACTTTCTCTTAAGCCAATTTCGACAACTGGGATCGTGGAACGTGTTTCTCTGTATGGAAACCAGAGAGAGCTGGATGGGAGCCATGACTGGACTTCCAAAATCAGTCCCAGGCCTTGACGAGTATTTTGATCACCGACCTTTGATCGCCTTTCGTGATCACCAAAAGGGAGAAGCGTCGACTGTGGTTATCGCCAAATCTTGA